Proteins encoded in a region of the Poecile atricapillus isolate bPoeAtr1 chromosome 26, bPoeAtr1.hap1, whole genome shotgun sequence genome:
- the LOC131588622 gene encoding gastrula zinc finger protein XlCGF9.1-like, translated as MEEKKKPQRCLTRRGCKPNPGSCEEERSPQCQQHGQRSNQSSKLREKPHKCLECGKGFRYNSRLSRHQVIHTGEKPYECGKCGKSFRDTSDLMTHQVVHTGERPYTCLECGKNFGQSSTLRKHQRIHTGERPYECPQCGKRFQTSSNVLLHERIHTEERPFRCPNCGKGFNRNSHLIRHQRIHSGERPYECPQCGKSFSRGYHLTQHQRRHQ; from the coding sequence atggaggagaagaaaaagcccCAAAGATGCCTcacaaggaggggctgcaaacccaacccagggagctgcgaggaggaaagatccccccagtgccagcaacacggccagagatccaACCAGAGCTCAAAGCTgagggagaagccccacaagtgcttggaatgtgggaagggttTCAGGTACAACTCCAGGCTGAGCCggcaccaggtgatccacactggggaaaagccctacgagtgtgggaaatgtgggaagagttTCAGAGATACCTCTGACCTGATGACACACCAGGTGGtccacacaggggaacggccctacacctgcttggaatgtgggaagaatTTTGGTCAGAGCTCCACCCTGAGAAaacaccagcgcatccacactggggagaggccctacgagtgtccccagtgtgggaagaggtttcagaccagctccaatGTCCTCctacatgagcggattcacacagaggagaggcccttccgctgccccaactgcgggaagggcttcaatcgcaactcccacctcatcaggcaccagcgcatccacagtggggagaggccctacgagtgtccccagtgtgggaagagcttctccaggggctatcacttgacccaacaccaacggaggcaccagtaa